In Chrysoperla carnea chromosome 2, inChrCarn1.1, whole genome shotgun sequence, the following proteins share a genomic window:
- the LOC123292619 gene encoding U11/U12 small nuclear ribonucleoprotein 25 kDa protein-like, producing MSEIEELESLSHEDLCEITLGTLTRLLKADCLLSDLPAGVTSEEVNSQIAVAQGQSITLEILRNLEPSLHVVVPQGKSTVLDLKKAIKRTFELRQQRNRSRGKISWRYIWRTYRLNFNGVPLTKDHSLLSLYGIKNKSQLCFVKRLRNRNIDSD from the exons ATGTCAGAAATTGAAGAATTGGAATCATTAAGTCATGAAGATTTGTGTGAAATAACATTGGGAACGCTGACACGATTATTGAAAGCAGATTGTTTATTATCAGACTTGCCTGCCGGTGTTACCAGCGAGGAAGTTAATTCTCAAATTGCTGTTGCACAGGGTCAATCTATTACTTtggaaattttgagaaatttagaACCATCTCTTCATGTTgtg gtTCCTCAAGGCAAGAGTACGGTTTTAGATTTAAAGAAAGCCATCAAGAGAACATTTGAATTACGACAACAAAGAAATCGCAGTCGTGGAAAAATCTCGTGGCGATATATATGGCGTACatatagattaaattttaatggagTCCCTCTAACCAAAGATCATAGTTTATTGTCATTGTATGGAATTAAAAATAAGTCACAATTATGTTTTGTAAAACGATTGCGGAATAGAAATATTGACAGtgattaa